The Streptomyces europaeiscabiei genome window below encodes:
- a CDS encoding TadA family conjugal transfer-associated ATPase, with protein MSGMSDDGLLDGVRQWLVESGAEPTPARVAQALRERGRVLGDAEVLGAAERLRSELVGSGPLEPLLADPSVTDVLVSAPDRVWVDRGGGLELTGISFPDAAAVRRLAQRLAAVAGRRLDDARPWVDARLPDGTRLHAVLPPVAVGSTCLSLRVVRPRAFTLAELVTAGTVPPGGDRVLRALIRSRLSYVISGGTGTGKTTLLSALLGLVDPGERIVLAEDSAELRPDHPHVVRLEGRPANQEGVGLVELQDLVRQALRMRPDRLVVGEVRGPEVVSLLAALNTGHEGGCGTLHANAAGQVPARLEALGTAAGLDRAALHSQLAAALSVVLHLVRDPDGRRRIAEVHVLERDGSGLVVTVPALRWGEEAFVYERGWEQLRGLLRDGLRGRGGGVVDGLQGRGDALRGWSAGGGPVGPQDTELVGSGRPAARLGEGFARETDGLDGLEGGRQ; from the coding sequence ATGAGCGGGATGTCCGACGACGGACTGTTGGACGGGGTACGGCAGTGGCTCGTCGAGAGCGGAGCCGAACCGACGCCCGCGCGCGTGGCGCAAGCCCTGCGGGAGCGGGGGCGGGTGCTCGGGGACGCCGAGGTGCTCGGGGCGGCCGAGCGGTTGCGGTCGGAGTTGGTGGGGAGCGGGCCGTTGGAGCCGCTTCTCGCCGACCCGTCGGTCACCGACGTGCTGGTGTCGGCACCGGACCGGGTGTGGGTGGACCGGGGCGGCGGCCTGGAGCTGACCGGGATCTCCTTCCCGGACGCGGCCGCCGTACGACGCCTCGCGCAGCGCCTGGCGGCCGTCGCCGGGCGCCGGCTGGACGACGCCCGACCGTGGGTGGACGCCCGGCTCCCGGACGGCACCCGGCTGCACGCGGTGCTCCCACCGGTGGCCGTCGGCTCCACCTGCCTGTCCCTGCGGGTCGTACGGCCCCGGGCCTTCACCCTCGCCGAACTGGTGACGGCGGGCACGGTGCCGCCCGGCGGCGACCGCGTCCTGCGGGCGCTGATCCGATCCCGGTTGTCGTACGTCATCAGCGGCGGGACGGGGACCGGGAAGACCACGCTCCTGAGCGCGCTGCTCGGCCTGGTCGACCCCGGTGAGCGGATCGTGCTGGCCGAGGACTCGGCGGAGCTGCGGCCCGACCATCCGCATGTGGTGCGGCTGGAGGGCAGACCGGCCAACCAGGAGGGCGTGGGCCTCGTCGAGCTGCAGGACCTGGTGCGCCAGGCGCTCCGCATGCGCCCGGACCGGCTTGTGGTCGGCGAGGTGAGAGGGCCCGAGGTCGTGTCCCTGCTGGCCGCCCTGAACACCGGCCACGAGGGCGGCTGCGGAACGCTCCACGCCAACGCCGCGGGACAGGTACCGGCCCGCCTGGAGGCCCTTGGTACGGCGGCCGGGCTCGATCGGGCGGCGCTGCACAGCCAGTTGGCTGCCGCGCTGTCGGTGGTCCTGCACCTCGTGCGGGACCCGGACGGACGGCGGCGGATCGCCGAAGTGCATGTGCTGGAACGGGACGGGTCCGGGTTGGTGGTGACCGTCCCGGCGCTCCGTTGGGGCGAGGAGGCGTTCGTGTACGAGCGGGGCTGGGAGCAGTTGCGGGGGTTGCTTCGGGACGGGCTGCGGGGCCGGGGCGGCGGGGTTGTTGACGGGCTTCAGGGCCGGGGCGACGCGCTTCGGGGGTGGTCTGCGGGAGGAGGGCCGGTTGGGCCGCAGGACACGGAGCTCGTCGGGTCCGGGAGGCCGGCAGCCCGGCTCGGTGAGGGTTTTGCGAGAGAAACAGATGGTCTGGACGGTCTGGAGGGTGGGCGGCAGTGA
- the ssd gene encoding septum site-determining protein Ssd: MAGAITNDRPSTAEGRQGRPLIVTEDVELLDDLLRLCAAAGARPEVHHGVPEGRGRWETAPLVLVGDDAARRLRGAARRRGVVLVGKDQDDSGVWQRAVEIGADHVLMLPDGEQWLVDRIADVAEGVGRPALTVGVIGGRGGAGASTLACALAVTSARQGTRTLLVDADPLGGGLDVLLGGESADGLRWPAFAASRGRVGGGALEESLPELHSLRVLSWDRGDAVAVPPQAVRAVLAAGRRRGGAVVVDLPRRIDEGVAEALAQLDLGLLVVPAELRAVAAASRVASAFGMVLRDLRVAVRGPYAPGLDDHEVARLLGLPLAGEVPTEAGLPDGGKPPGGIPRGPLARFCEGFWERVVVRGEAA, from the coding sequence GTGGCGGGAGCCATCACCAACGACCGGCCGTCCACCGCCGAGGGGCGGCAGGGCAGGCCGTTGATCGTCACGGAGGACGTGGAACTGCTGGACGACCTGCTGCGCCTGTGCGCGGCGGCGGGCGCCCGGCCGGAGGTCCACCACGGAGTGCCGGAGGGCCGGGGCCGGTGGGAGACGGCGCCGCTCGTGCTCGTCGGGGACGACGCGGCGCGGCGGCTGCGCGGGGCCGCGCGCAGACGAGGAGTGGTGCTCGTCGGCAAGGACCAGGACGACTCCGGAGTCTGGCAGCGGGCCGTGGAGATCGGCGCCGACCACGTCCTGATGCTGCCCGACGGGGAACAGTGGCTCGTCGACCGCATCGCCGACGTGGCGGAAGGCGTCGGCAGACCCGCGCTCACCGTCGGCGTGATCGGCGGCCGAGGCGGCGCCGGCGCGTCCACACTGGCCTGCGCTCTCGCCGTCACCTCCGCGCGACAGGGCACGCGCACGCTCCTCGTGGACGCCGATCCCCTGGGCGGCGGCCTGGACGTGCTCCTGGGCGGCGAGAGCGCCGACGGACTGCGCTGGCCGGCCTTCGCCGCCTCACGCGGCCGGGTCGGCGGCGGCGCCCTGGAGGAGTCGCTGCCCGAACTGCACTCCCTGCGCGTCCTCAGCTGGGACCGCGGCGACGCCGTCGCCGTCCCGCCCCAGGCCGTGCGCGCGGTCCTCGCCGCGGGCCGGCGGCGCGGCGGCGCGGTCGTGGTCGACCTGCCGCGCCGCATCGACGAAGGTGTCGCCGAGGCCCTCGCCCAGCTCGACCTGGGCCTCCTGGTCGTCCCCGCCGAGTTGCGCGCCGTCGCTGCCGCCTCCCGCGTCGCCTCCGCCTTCGGCATGGTCCTCCGCGACCTCCGCGTCGCGGTCCGCGGGCCGTACGCCCCCGGCCTGGACGACCACGAGGTGGCCCGCCTGCTGGGACTTCCGCTCGCGGGCGAAGTACCCACCGAGGCCGGGCTGCCGGACGGCGGCAAACCACCGGGAGGCATCCCCCGCGGACCACTCGCGCGGTTCTGCGAAGGCTTCTGGGAGCGGGTCGTGGTCAGGGGTGAGGCGGCGTGA
- a CDS encoding Fic family protein, with protein MSTTGAAADPLAALGELPGVAESVESVRKAVDRVYGHRVMRRRSNAVTSEAALRGARGSAALSGADWALEEVRRRTDFSGEGDDEARAMGAALRLTAEAGQLLSIWRQSPLRVLARLHLVAAGRDDARVGRPRQDGEPVDEPLVELPLPGAGEVAGRLDGLSELIIKGGSAPALVTAAVVHGELLALRPFGFHNGLVARAAERIVLIGSGLDPKSVCPAEVGHAELGRAAYLAALDGYVSGTPEGMAAWISHCGKAVELGARESTAVCEALQRGAA; from the coding sequence ATGAGTACGACAGGTGCGGCCGCCGATCCGCTCGCGGCCCTGGGAGAGCTTCCCGGTGTGGCCGAGTCCGTGGAGTCCGTGCGCAAGGCCGTGGACCGGGTCTACGGCCACCGCGTCATGCGGCGCCGCAGCAACGCGGTCACCTCCGAGGCTGCCCTGCGTGGCGCGCGCGGCTCGGCGGCGCTGTCCGGCGCCGACTGGGCCCTCGAAGAGGTGCGCCGTCGAACGGACTTCAGTGGCGAGGGCGACGACGAGGCCCGCGCCATGGGTGCCGCGTTGCGGCTGACTGCCGAGGCGGGCCAGTTGCTGTCCATCTGGCGGCAGTCGCCGCTGCGGGTGCTGGCCCGGCTGCACCTGGTGGCGGCCGGTCGTGACGACGCGCGCGTGGGGCGGCCCCGACAGGACGGGGAGCCCGTCGACGAACCCCTCGTCGAGCTGCCTCTGCCGGGCGCCGGCGAGGTGGCGGGCCGACTCGACGGCCTCTCCGAGCTGATCATCAAGGGTGGTTCGGCCCCCGCTCTCGTGACGGCCGCCGTCGTCCACGGCGAGCTGCTCGCCCTGCGGCCCTTCGGCTTCCACAACGGCCTCGTCGCGCGCGCGGCCGAGCGGATCGTCCTGATCGGCAGCGGCCTCGACCCCAAGTCGGTCTGCCCGGCGGAGGTCGGGCACGCGGAACTCGGCCGCGCCGCCTATCTGGCCGCCCTCGACGGCTATGTCTCCGGCACTCCGGAGGGCATGGCCGCCTGGATCAGCCACTGCGGCAAGGCTGTCGAACTGGGCGCGCGCGAGTCGACGGCGGTGTGCGAGGCGCTGCAGCGCGGGGCGGCTTAG
- a CDS encoding SulP family inorganic anion transporter, protein MSACVPTHATGPDSNRTERDHRPHSPPEGPRRRFRVSAADLSASIAVFLIALPLSLGIALATDAPLQAGLVAAAVGGLVAGRLGGSPLQVSGPAAGLTVVTADLIHQYGWRTTCAITVFAGLSQLGLAHLRVARSALAVSPAIVHGMLAGIGVTIAVAQLHIVLGGTPQSSVSANIGALPAQLARLHPAAVSVSALTLVLLLAWPRLPGRVGRRLRTVPAALVAVAGATATAALAALSLPKVDLPSWRSHALAGVPDGPTLGLVAAVLTTTLVCSVQSLLGAVAMDKLAAGRTDVRRSDLDRELSGQGAANVVSGILGGLPIAGVAVRSTANVRAGATSRNSTMLHGVWVVAAALLLVPCLELIPLASLAALVMAVGVQMVSLHHIRTVTRHREVLVYTVTTFGVVVLGVLEGVALGIAVAVGVALHRLTRTRITHEEREGVHHVHVRGQLTFLAVPRLSRALHQVPQKAAAVVELDGSFMDHAAYESLQDWQHAHQAHGGSVEITGRAGTRIAEPASTSAAGCRCRPWTPWRNHQCEAPATPTRGTPQEEAAEGPNGHQLARGISAFQRNTAPLVRGELARLAREGQQPSQLFLTCADSRLVTSMITSSGPGDLFVVRNVGNLVPLPGEESGDDSVAAAIEYAVDVLNVRSITVCGHSGCGAMQALLKTDPHGAQTPLKRWLRHGRPSLDRATDKNRPWARLAGREPADAIEQLCLTNVIQQLEHLRAHDSVARALREGALELHGMYFHVGEAQAYLLTEEAPDSGVFDQVAGTAGTADPTGTVLHDTRA, encoded by the coding sequence ATGTCCGCCTGCGTCCCCACCCACGCCACCGGCCCGGACTCGAACCGGACGGAGCGTGATCACCGACCGCACAGCCCCCCGGAGGGACCGCGCCGCCGGTTCCGTGTCTCGGCCGCCGATCTGTCGGCCTCCATCGCGGTCTTCCTGATCGCCCTCCCTCTGTCCCTGGGCATCGCCCTCGCCACCGACGCCCCGCTCCAGGCCGGCCTCGTCGCCGCCGCCGTCGGCGGCCTCGTCGCCGGGCGCCTGGGCGGCTCCCCTCTCCAGGTCAGCGGCCCGGCGGCCGGTCTCACCGTCGTCACCGCCGACCTCATCCACCAGTACGGCTGGCGCACCACCTGCGCCATCACCGTCTTCGCCGGCCTCTCCCAACTGGGCCTGGCCCACCTGCGCGTGGCCCGCTCGGCACTCGCCGTCAGCCCCGCGATCGTGCACGGCATGCTCGCCGGCATCGGCGTCACCATCGCCGTCGCCCAGCTCCACATCGTCCTCGGCGGCACCCCGCAGAGCTCGGTCAGCGCCAACATCGGCGCTCTCCCCGCCCAGTTGGCGCGCCTGCACCCCGCCGCGGTCTCCGTGAGCGCCCTCACCCTCGTCCTGCTGCTCGCCTGGCCCCGGCTCCCCGGCCGCGTCGGCCGGCGGCTGCGCACCGTCCCGGCCGCCCTCGTCGCCGTCGCGGGCGCCACGGCGACGGCCGCGCTCGCCGCCCTGAGTCTGCCCAAGGTCGATCTGCCCTCATGGCGGAGCCACGCCCTGGCCGGAGTGCCCGACGGGCCGACACTCGGCCTTGTCGCGGCCGTCCTCACCACCACGCTGGTGTGCAGCGTGCAGTCGCTGCTGGGCGCCGTCGCCATGGACAAGCTGGCCGCGGGGCGGACCGACGTACGGCGCTCGGACCTCGACCGCGAGCTGAGCGGCCAAGGCGCGGCCAATGTCGTCTCCGGCATCCTCGGCGGCCTGCCCATCGCCGGCGTCGCCGTCCGCAGCACGGCCAATGTGCGAGCCGGCGCCACCAGCCGGAACTCCACGATGCTGCACGGCGTTTGGGTAGTAGCGGCCGCGCTGCTCCTGGTCCCCTGCCTGGAGCTGATCCCCCTCGCCTCGCTCGCCGCCCTGGTGATGGCCGTCGGGGTCCAGATGGTGTCCCTGCACCACATCCGCACGGTCACCCGACACCGGGAAGTGCTGGTCTACACCGTCACCACCTTCGGCGTCGTCGTCCTCGGCGTCCTGGAAGGTGTCGCGCTCGGCATCGCCGTGGCCGTCGGCGTCGCCCTGCACCGCCTCACCCGCACCCGCATCACCCACGAGGAGAGGGAGGGAGTCCATCACGTCCACGTAAGAGGACAGTTGACGTTCCTCGCCGTGCCCCGCCTCAGCCGCGCCCTGCATCAGGTCCCGCAGAAAGCCGCCGCCGTCGTGGAGCTGGACGGGTCGTTCATGGACCACGCGGCATACGAGTCGCTGCAGGACTGGCAGCACGCGCACCAGGCGCACGGCGGCTCCGTGGAGATCACCGGGCGGGCCGGCACCCGTATCGCGGAACCCGCCAGCACCTCGGCCGCCGGCTGCCGCTGCCGGCCCTGGACTCCGTGGCGCAACCACCAGTGCGAGGCCCCGGCCACCCCGACGCGAGGCACCCCGCAGGAGGAGGCGGCCGAAGGACCGAACGGACATCAGCTGGCGCGCGGCATCAGCGCGTTCCAGCGCAACACCGCTCCCCTGGTCCGCGGTGAGCTGGCCCGGCTGGCCCGCGAGGGGCAGCAGCCCTCGCAGCTCTTCCTGACCTGCGCCGACTCCAGGCTCGTCACGTCGATGATCACCTCCAGTGGCCCCGGCGACCTCTTCGTCGTCCGCAATGTCGGCAACCTCGTGCCGCTGCCCGGCGAGGAGAGCGGCGACGACTCGGTGGCGGCGGCGATCGAGTACGCGGTGGACGTGCTGAACGTACGGTCCATCACGGTCTGCGGGCACTCCGGCTGCGGTGCGATGCAGGCCCTGCTCAAGACCGACCCGCACGGCGCCCAGACCCCCCTCAAGCGCTGGCTGCGGCACGGCCGGCCCAGCCTGGACCGCGCGACCGACAAGAACCGCCCCTGGGCCCGCCTGGCCGGCCGTGAGCCGGCCGACGCCATCGAACAGCTCTGCCTGACCAACGTCATCCAACAGCTGGAACATCTGAGAGCCCACGACTCCGTCGCCCGCGCCCTGCGCGAGGGCGCACTCGAACTGCACGGGATGTATTTCCACGTGGGTGAGGCACAGGCGTATCTGCTCACCGAGGAGGCCCCGGACAGCGGAGTCTTCGACCAGGTCGCCGGAACGGCCGGGACGGCCGACCCGACCGGGACGGTCCTGCACGACACGCGCGCGTGA
- a CDS encoding HAD family hydrolase, whose translation MLGLVENHSLPRTAAFFDLDKTVIAKSSTLTFSKSFYQGGLINRRAALRTAYTQFVFLAGGADHDQMERMRKYLSALCRGWNVQQVKDIVAETLHDLIDPIIYDEAASLIEEHHIAGRDVVIVSTSGAEVVEPIGELLGADRVVATRMVVGDDGCFTGEVEYYAYGPTKAEAIRELAESEEYDLAHCYAYSDSATDLPMLEAVGHPHAVNPDRTLRKEALARGWPILDFHRPVRLKQRLAVRPRPALLAAAAIGAAAATAGLVWYASRRRVATA comes from the coding sequence ATGCTCGGCCTCGTGGAAAACCACTCCTTGCCCCGCACAGCGGCCTTCTTTGACCTGGACAAGACGGTCATTGCGAAGTCGAGCACGCTCACGTTCAGCAAGTCGTTCTACCAAGGTGGCCTGATCAACCGCAGAGCCGCCTTGCGGACGGCGTACACCCAGTTCGTGTTCCTCGCGGGCGGCGCCGACCACGACCAGATGGAGCGGATGCGGAAGTATCTGTCCGCGCTGTGCCGGGGCTGGAACGTGCAACAGGTGAAGGACATCGTCGCCGAGACCCTGCACGACCTGATCGACCCGATCATCTACGACGAGGCCGCCTCCCTCATCGAGGAGCACCACATCGCCGGGCGGGACGTCGTCATCGTCTCCACCTCCGGCGCCGAGGTGGTCGAGCCGATCGGCGAGCTCCTCGGCGCGGACCGGGTGGTGGCGACCCGGATGGTCGTCGGCGACGACGGCTGCTTCACCGGCGAGGTGGAGTACTACGCCTACGGTCCGACCAAGGCCGAGGCGATCCGGGAGCTGGCCGAGTCCGAGGAGTACGACCTCGCGCACTGCTACGCGTACAGCGACTCGGCGACCGACCTGCCGATGCTGGAGGCCGTGGGGCACCCGCACGCGGTGAACCCGGACCGGACGCTGCGCAAGGAAGCCCTGGCGCGCGGGTGGCCCATTCTCGACTTCCACCGCCCCGTGCGCCTCAAGCAGCGCCTGGCCGTACGGCCGCGCCCCGCCCTTCTCGCAGCTGCCGCCATAGGCGCCGCAGCGGCCACCGCGGGGCTCGTCTGGTACGCGAGCCGGCGCCGGGTGGCGACCGCCTGA
- a CDS encoding ATP-binding protein — protein sequence MKIAFVGKGGSGKTTLSSLFIRHLAASGAPVVAVDADINQHLGAALGLDESEAAELPAMGDRLALIKNHLRGSNPRITSAETMIKTSPPGDGSRLVRVCEPNAIYDACARPVELDGGAVRLMVTGPFTDADLGVACYHSKTGAVELFLNHLVDGRDEYVVVDMTAGSDSFASGMFTRFDMTFLVAEPTRRGVSVYRQYKEYAADYGVALKVVGNKVHGQDDLDFLHAEVGDDLLVTIGHSDWVRALEKGRPPRFGRLEEANRQSLRTLHEAADATYELRDWERYTRQMAHFHLKNATSWGNERTGADLASQIDPEFVLTEGVAATV from the coding sequence ATGAAAATTGCTTTCGTCGGGAAGGGCGGGAGTGGCAAGACCACGCTGTCCTCCCTGTTCATCCGCCACCTCGCCGCCTCCGGGGCACCGGTCGTCGCCGTCGACGCCGACATCAACCAGCACTTGGGCGCCGCCCTCGGCCTCGACGAGTCGGAGGCCGCCGAACTGCCCGCGATGGGCGACCGGCTGGCGCTGATCAAGAACCATCTGCGCGGCTCCAACCCTCGGATCACCTCCGCCGAGACGATGATCAAGACCAGCCCGCCCGGCGACGGTTCGCGCCTGGTGCGGGTCTGTGAGCCCAACGCGATCTACGACGCCTGCGCCCGTCCGGTGGAACTCGACGGCGGAGCCGTCCGTTTGATGGTCACCGGCCCCTTCACCGACGCCGACCTGGGGGTCGCCTGCTACCACTCGAAGACGGGAGCGGTGGAGCTGTTCCTGAACCACCTGGTGGACGGCCGCGACGAGTACGTGGTGGTCGACATGACGGCCGGTTCGGACTCCTTCGCGTCCGGCATGTTCACCCGCTTCGACATGACGTTCCTCGTCGCCGAGCCGACCCGGAGGGGAGTCTCCGTCTACCGCCAGTACAAGGAGTACGCCGCCGACTACGGCGTCGCCCTGAAGGTCGTCGGCAACAAGGTGCACGGTCAGGACGACCTCGACTTCCTCCACGCCGAAGTCGGGGACGACCTGCTGGTCACCATCGGGCACTCGGACTGGGTGCGCGCTCTGGAGAAGGGGCGCCCGCCCCGTTTCGGGCGCTTGGAGGAGGCCAACCGCCAATCGCTGCGCACCCTTCACGAGGCCGCCGACGCCACCTACGAGCTGCGGGACTGGGAGCGCTACACCCGGCAGATGGCGCACTTCCACCTGAAGAACGCGACCAGTTGGGGCAACGAGAGGACCGGGGCCGACCTGGCCTCGCAGATCGACCCCGAGTTCGTGCTCACCGAGGGAGTCGCGGCCACGGTCTGA
- the acs gene encoding acetate--CoA ligase → MSNESLANLLKEERRFAPPADLAENANVTAEAYEQARADRLGFWAAQARRLTWAKEPTETLNWSNPPFAKWFDDGELNVAYNCVDRHVEAGNGDRVAIHFEGEPGDSRTVTYAELKDEVSKAANALLELGVQAGDRVAVYMPMIPETAVAMLACARIGAAHSVVFGGFSADALATRIQDADAKVVITSDGGYRRGKPSALKPAVDDAADRAGNVEHVLVVRRTGQEVAWNDSRDVWWHEIVDRQSAEHTPQPFGAEHPLFILYTSGTTGKPKGILHTSGGYLTQTSYTHHAVFDLKPETDVYWCTADVGWVTGHSYIVYGPLANGATQVMYEGTPDTPHQGRFWEIVQKYGVTILYTAPTAIRTFMKWGDDIPAKFDLSSLRVLGSVGEPINPEAWMWYRKHIGADATPIVDTWWQTETGAMMISPLPGVTATKPGSAQTPLPGISATVVDDEAREVPDGGGGYLVLTEPWPSMLRTIWGDDQRFLDTYWSRFEGKYFAGDGAKRDDDGDIWLLGRVDDVMLVSGHNISTTEVESALVSHPSVAEAAVVGAADETTGQAIVAFVILRGTANAEDEGLVADLRNHVGTTLGPIAKPKRILPVQELPKTRSGKIMRRLLRDVAENRQLGDVTTLTDSTVMDLIQAKLPAAPSED, encoded by the coding sequence GTGAGCAACGAAAGCCTGGCCAACCTCTTGAAGGAGGAGCGACGCTTCGCGCCGCCCGCTGACCTGGCTGAGAACGCCAACGTCACGGCTGAGGCGTACGAGCAGGCCAGGGCTGACAGGCTCGGCTTCTGGGCCGCTCAGGCCCGACGGCTCACCTGGGCCAAGGAGCCGACCGAGACGCTGAACTGGTCCAACCCACCGTTCGCCAAGTGGTTCGATGACGGCGAGCTCAACGTCGCGTACAACTGCGTCGACCGGCACGTCGAGGCCGGGAACGGCGACCGGGTCGCCATCCACTTCGAGGGCGAGCCCGGAGACAGCCGGACCGTCACCTACGCCGAGCTCAAGGACGAGGTGAGCAAGGCGGCGAACGCCCTGCTGGAGCTGGGGGTACAGGCGGGCGACAGGGTCGCGGTCTACATGCCGATGATCCCGGAGACGGCGGTGGCGATGCTCGCCTGCGCCCGGATCGGCGCCGCGCACTCCGTCGTGTTCGGCGGTTTCTCCGCGGACGCGCTCGCGACCCGCATCCAGGACGCCGACGCCAAGGTGGTCATCACCTCCGACGGCGGCTACCGGCGCGGCAAGCCGTCCGCGCTCAAGCCCGCCGTGGACGACGCGGCCGACCGCGCCGGCAATGTCGAGCACGTCCTCGTCGTCCGCCGCACCGGCCAGGAGGTCGCCTGGAACGACTCCCGTGACGTGTGGTGGCACGAGATCGTCGACCGGCAGAGCGCCGAACACACCCCGCAGCCGTTCGGGGCCGAGCACCCGCTGTTCATCCTGTACACGTCCGGCACGACGGGTAAGCCCAAGGGCATCCTGCACACCTCCGGCGGCTATCTCACCCAGACGTCGTACACCCACCACGCCGTCTTCGACCTCAAGCCGGAGACGGACGTGTACTGGTGCACGGCCGACGTCGGCTGGGTGACCGGCCACTCGTACATCGTGTACGGGCCGCTGGCGAACGGTGCGACGCAGGTCATGTACGAGGGCACGCCGGACACACCGCACCAGGGGCGGTTCTGGGAGATCGTGCAGAAGTACGGGGTGACGATCCTCTACACCGCGCCGACGGCCATCCGTACGTTCATGAAGTGGGGCGACGACATCCCCGCGAAGTTCGACCTGTCCTCGCTCCGCGTCCTCGGATCCGTCGGTGAGCCCATCAACCCCGAGGCGTGGATGTGGTACCGCAAGCACATCGGTGCCGACGCGACGCCGATCGTGGACACCTGGTGGCAGACCGAGACCGGCGCGATGATGATCTCGCCGCTGCCGGGCGTGACGGCGACCAAGCCGGGGTCGGCGCAGACGCCGCTGCCGGGCATCTCCGCCACGGTGGTGGACGACGAGGCTCGGGAAGTCCCCGACGGCGGTGGCGGCTACCTGGTCCTCACCGAGCCGTGGCCGTCGATGCTGCGCACCATCTGGGGCGACGACCAGCGGTTCCTCGACACGTACTGGTCACGGTTCGAGGGCAAGTACTTCGCCGGTGACGGGGCGAAGAGGGACGACGACGGGGACATCTGGCTCCTCGGGCGCGTCGACGACGTGATGCTCGTGTCGGGCCACAACATCTCCACCACCGAGGTGGAGTCCGCACTCGTCTCGCACCCGTCGGTGGCCGAGGCGGCCGTGGTCGGCGCGGCCGACGAGACCACCGGTCAGGCGATCGTGGCGTTCGTGATCCTGCGCGGCACGGCGAACGCCGAGGACGAGGGTCTCGTCGCCGACCTCCGCAACCACGTCGGCACCACCCTCGGCCCGATCGCCAAACCGAAGCGGATCCTGCCGGTGCAGGAACTGCCGAAAACCCGCTCCGGGAAGATCATGCGGCGCCTGCTGCGGGACGTCGCGGAGAACCGGCAGCTCGGTGACGTCACGACGCTGACCGACTCCACGGTGATGGACCTGATCCAGGCCAAGCTCCCGGCGGCGCCGAGCGAGGACTGA
- a CDS encoding polysaccharide deacetylase family protein encodes MAVTQRIAVGVTLAATCAAALAGCGIGEPTGTVGSPGAKKAEKEGRQGAAATKEGVPAPPKAAVRLIGDGSTAYTGVQPHLPRPERLKPGQKPPQFVVFSWDGAGEDSQRLFSHFRKVARANDATMTYFLSGVYMLPEEKRDLYRPPQHSPGRSDIGFNDVRGIRDTVEQLRGAWLEGNEIGTHFNGHFCGPGGGVGEWSVEEWKSEIAQAKSFVKAWRTNTGTEKTEPLPFDYDKELIGARTPCLEGQTNFMRAARELGFRYDTSGVKDQVWPEKKDGLWDLSMQLVPVPGRDFETLTMDYNFYVNQSGARAGSAAKREHWGEQFRDGLLAGFERAYDGNRAPLIIGNHFESWNGGVYMRAVEETIEAVCGKAEVRCVSFRQLADWLDAQDPVVLDRLRTLGVGQPPTKGWKNFLSAGPAPAPKGVPGAPAAKPKKSGAGADSKGSRAGSRPQE; translated from the coding sequence ATGGCCGTCACCCAGAGGATCGCCGTCGGCGTCACGCTCGCCGCGACCTGCGCCGCGGCGCTGGCCGGATGCGGGATCGGTGAGCCGACAGGAACAGTCGGTTCACCTGGCGCGAAGAAAGCGGAGAAGGAGGGCCGACAGGGCGCAGCGGCCACGAAGGAGGGCGTGCCTGCGCCGCCGAAGGCCGCGGTCCGGCTGATCGGCGACGGCTCCACCGCGTACACCGGGGTGCAGCCGCACCTGCCCAGGCCCGAACGGCTGAAGCCCGGCCAGAAGCCGCCACAGTTCGTGGTGTTCTCCTGGGACGGCGCGGGGGAGGACAGCCAGCGGCTCTTCTCGCACTTCCGCAAGGTGGCACGGGCCAACGACGCGACCATGACGTACTTCCTGAGCGGCGTGTACATGCTGCCGGAAGAGAAACGCGACCTGTACCGCCCGCCCCAGCACTCGCCGGGCCGGTCGGACATCGGCTTCAACGACGTCCGCGGAATCAGGGACACCGTGGAACAGCTGCGCGGCGCGTGGCTGGAGGGCAACGAGATCGGCACGCACTTCAACGGCCACTTCTGCGGTCCCGGCGGCGGGGTCGGCGAATGGTCGGTCGAGGAGTGGAAGAGCGAGATCGCCCAGGCGAAGTCCTTCGTGAAGGCCTGGAGGACCAACACCGGCACGGAGAAGACCGAGCCGCTGCCCTTCGACTACGACAAGGAGCTGATCGGCGCCCGCACACCCTGCCTGGAGGGCCAGACGAACTTCATGCGCGCCGCCCGCGAACTCGGCTTCCGCTACGACACCAGCGGAGTCAAGGACCAGGTCTGGCCCGAGAAGAAGGACGGGCTGTGGGACCTGTCGATGCAGCTCGTCCCCGTCCCCGGGCGGGACTTCGAGACGCTGACCATGGACTACAACTTCTACGTCAACCAGTCCGGGGCCCGGGCGGGGTCGGCCGCCAAGCGGGAGCACTGGGGCGAGCAGTTCCGCGACGGCCTTCTCGCGGGCTTCGAGCGCGCCTACGACGGCAACCGTGCGCCCCTGATCATCGGCAACCACTTCGAGTCCTGGAACGGCGGCGTCTACATGCGTGCCGTCGAGGAGACCATCGAGGCGGTCTGCGGGAAGGCGGAGGTGCGCTGCGTCTCCTTCCGACAGCTCGCCGACTGGCTCGACGCCCAGGACCCGGTGGTCCTGGACAGGCTGCGCACCCTGGGGGTGGGTCAGCCCCCGACGAAGGGCTGGAAGAACTTCCTGTCCGCCGGACCGGCACCGGCCCCGAAGGGAGTTCCCGGGGCTCCGGCGGCCAAGCCGAAGAAGAGCGGGGCCGGGGCAGACTCGAAGGGGAGCCGTGCCGGGTCCCGGCCACAGGAGTGA